Proteins encoded together in one Theileria parva strain Muguga chromosome 3 map unlocalized ctg_530, whole genome shotgun sequence window:
- the ube2d2 gene encoding Ubiquitin-conjugating enzyme E2 D2, with amino-acid sequence MALKRIHKELADLTKDPPTNCSAGPVGDDMFHWQATIMGPHNSLYQNGVYFLNIHFPSDYPFKPPKVAFTTKVYHPNINNNGAICLDILKDQWSPALTISKVLLSISSLLTDPNPDDPLVPEIAQIYKQNRKLYESTVREWVQKYAT; translated from the exons ATGGCATTAAAGCGTATACACAAG GAGCTTGCCGATCTGACCAAAGATCCACCTACAAATTGCAGTGCTGGCCCTGTGGGAGATGATATGTTTCATTGGCAAGCAACTATAATGGGCCCACATAACAG ccTTTACCAAAACGGCGtctattttttaaacattcATTTCCCTAGTGACTACCCATTTAAGCCAccaaag GTTGCGTTTACTACTAAGGTGTATCACCCGAACATAAATAACAACGGTGCTATATGCCTTGACATTTTAAAGGATCAGTGGAGTCCTGCCCTTACCATTTCGAAAGTTTTACTTTCGATATCATCACTCCTCACCGATCCCAACCCAG aTGATCCCCTGGTTCCTGAAATTGCTCAGATTTATAAGCAGAATCGCAAGCTTTACGAGTCTACGGTCAGGGAATGGGTCCAGAAGTATGCAACATAG
- the PBG1 gene encoding 20S proteasome subunit beta 7, with amino-acid sequence MAGYVTGASIIAMKYNEGVLMMTDTKWSLGRMARYMNVLRLESVSSNTLFATSGDAADHQYLTRVLKHAVHTDLLEHNNDASKALLNPEMLLNYTSRLLYHRRTKLDPVLVSAVVGGLSNGKPFLGYTDYYGTKYTDNFVVTGLGKYFAIGPLREEHRNDMSLSEAKELALKCMRVLYLRDCQASVRVQVGFVNKDGVFVEEPFVLDSKWDFKKFAAPTSALPIAGTQF; translated from the exons atggCAGGCTACGTCACCGGAGCCTCGATAATTGCCATGAAATATAATGAAGGAGTTTTAATGATGACTGATACCAAAT GGAGTCTTGGAAGGATGGCTCGGTATATGAATGTGCTTAGGCTTGAAAGCGTTTCTTCAAATACTCTTTTCGCAACTTCAGGAGATGCAGCTGACCACCAATATCTTACCAGAGTACTCAAACACGCAGTACACACTGACCTCTTGGAACACAACAATGACGCGTCAAAAGCTCTACTTAACCCTGAAATGCTCTTAAACTATACATCCAGACTTTTATATCACAGAAGGACTAAACTTGACCCAGTTCTGGTCTCTGCAGTTGTTGGAGGACTCAGTAACGGCAAACCATTTCTCGGTTATACGGACTACTATGGAACTAAATATACCGATAACTTTGTTGTAACAG GACTGGGTAAATATTTTGCAATTGGCCCACTGAGAGAGGAACATAGAAATGATATGTCTTTGTCTGAAGCAAAGGAGCTTGCTCTCAAGTGTATGAGGGTTTTATACTTGAGGGACTGTCAAGCCTCAGTTAGGGTTCAAGTTGGCTTCGTTAACAAGGACGGGGTTTTCGTAGAAGAACCATTTGTTCTCGATTCTAAATG ggattttaaaaaattcgCAGCTCCAACTTCCGCTTTACCAATTGCCGGAACTCAGTTTTAA
- the NAP1 gene encoding Nucleosome assembly protein (NAP) family protein — translation MSDDSVLVEGLKSVSLTDRVTSKLTDSQVAILGQLQKLQKTRDDLEVEFNKELNELRSKYDTLYQPLYESRFKALTQPSGDEYGTPSLPKFWLTAMKNNKTLRRIIELHDEPVLAYLSDISAEFLEPKKQESFKIVMTFDKNPYFTNTTLVKQYNMKSLDGEVESLLQGTVATEINWLPDKDVTKQTVTKIQRHKKTKETRTRVDLEDKPSFFRFFTGQEVPTTEELNKMSKLEISELEMYVEEDYDIGIVLRDKLVPEAIYWYLGVVDDEDADDDEPDSYENSEDLSSDSD, via the exons ATGTCGGATGATTCCGTTTTGGTTGAGGGTCTAAAGAGTGTTTCTCTAA CTGATCGTGTAACCTCTAAATTGACGGATAGTCAAGTAGCTATCTTGGGTCAACTTCAGAAGCTGCAG AAAACACGTGATGACCTCGAGGTTGAGTTTAACAAAGAGCTCAATGAGCTGAGATCTAAGTACGATACGCTTTATCAGCCTCTTTATGAATCCCGTTTTAAGGCTTTAACTCAGCCCTCAGGAGACGAGTATGGGACACCG AGCCTTCCAAAGTTTTGGCTTACTGCAATGAAGAATAACAAGACGTTGAGACGCATAATTGAGCTTCATGACGAGCCTGTTCTCGCATACTTGAGCGACATCAGTGCCGAGTTCCTAGAACCAAAGAAGCAAGAGTCCTTTAAGATCGTCATGACCTTTGACAAGAACCCTTACTTCACTAACACCACCTTGGTTAAACAGTATAACATGAAGTCGCTTGATGGAGAGGTCGAGTCACTCCTGCAGGGAACTGTAGCCACTGAAATAAACTGGTTACCTGATAAAGATGTCACTAAACAAACTGTCACTAAAATACAACGCCATAAAAAAACTAAAGAAACCCGAACTCGAGTTGATCTTGAG GACAAGCCTAGTTTCTTTAGATTCTTTACTGGTCAGGAGGTTCCAACTACCGAGGAGTTGAATAAAATGTCAAAACTTGAG ATATCGGAACTGGAAATGTATGTCGAGGAAGATTATGATATTGGAATCGTTCTTAgg GATAAACTGGTACCTGAAGCAATATACTGGTATTTGGGAGTTGTGGACGACGAGGATGCAGATGACGATGAGCCTGACAGTTATGAAAATTCCGAAGATTTATCCTCAGATTCCGATTAA
- the PCNA gene encoding proliferating cell nuclear antigen (pcna): MLELKLNNAVVLRRIFDCIRDLITDGNIDFDATGMTLQALDGNHIALVHLKLHESGFVLYRCDRPRALGININSVTKAFKSTTNNDSVLIQSEEDKDLINFVFENNVEDRVSSFSLKLMNIEQDALSIPENTEGFDAEITLSSKEMTNICKQMNEFSDTIKMDISDNSITFSTEGDLGHGEIVLRNRAPSSEGDCGVTIRVKNPIKQSYATKYLLMFTKSGCLSDAVTFGLSQNRPIEVKYEVRDSMEDSRHGHVLGELKFYLAPKIDDEIETE, encoded by the exons ATGCTTGAGCTTAAACTGAATAACGCAGTTGTCTTGAGGCGTATTTTCGACTGTATTCGGGATCTGATTACCGATGGTAACATTGATTTCGATGCCACTGGAATGACTCTCCAGGCTCTGGATGGAAATCATATTGCTTTAGTCCATTTAAAACTACATGAAA gCGGTTTCGTGTTGTATCGATGTGACAGGCCTAGGGCTTTGggaataaatataaactcAGTCACCAAGGCCTTCAAATCGACTACTAACAACGACTCTGTGCTTATTCAAAGCGAGGAAGATAAGGATCTCATTAATTTCgtatttgaaaataatg TTGAGGATAGAGTGTCGAGTTTTTCTCTGAAGTTGATGAATATCGAGCAAGATGCCTTGAGTATTCCTGAGAACACTGAGGGCTTTGACGCTGAGATTACTCTTAGTTCCAAGGAGATGACTAACATTTGCAAGCAGATGAACGAGTTTTCAGATACTATAAAGATGGACATTTCCGACAACTCGATAACCTTTTCCACTGAGGGTGATTTAGGCCATGGTGAAATTGTGCTGAGGAACAGGGCTCCATCATCTGAAGGCGACTGTGGCGTCACCATTCGG GTCAAAAATCCTATTAAACAGTCGTATGCCACCAAATACCTCCTTATGTTCAccaaa aGTGGATGTTTGAGTGATGCAGTAACGTTTGGTTTAAGTCAGAACCGGCCCATAGAGGTAAAATATGAAGTGAGGGACTCGATGGAAGACTCACGTCACGGTCACGTTCTCGGcgaattaaaattttatcttgCACCAAAAATCGATGATGAAATCGAAACAGAATAA